The Gopherus flavomarginatus isolate rGopFla2 chromosome 25, rGopFla2.mat.asm, whole genome shotgun sequence genome has a segment encoding these proteins:
- the HEXIM1 gene encoding protein HEXIM1 translates to MADPLLAERPQPPPGQASAAEPAPARREPAEQQAEQSACQASPPAGACQGQGRPEGGGERAAGEGQPPADGQRAGPQPAAQSQGYAGPGGHRERPPGGGEEEWRQRQLGKKKHRRRPSKKKRHWKPYYKLTWEEKKLFDERQSQRASRLRAEMFAKGQPVAPYNTTQFLMEDHDQEEPDLKTGLYPKKAAAKSDDTSEEDFLEEAADEDGGSDGMGGDGSEFLQRDFSETYERYHVESLQNMSKQELIKEYLELEKCLSRMEDENNRLRLESKKYGGGSAEDPRVRELELELDRLRAENLKLLKENELHIQQEKSLSKFGE, encoded by the coding sequence ATGGCTGACCCCCTCCTCGCCGAGCGCCCGCAGCCGCCGCCCGGCCAAGCCTCGGCCGCGGAGCCCGCCCCGGCGCGCCGGGAGCCGGCCGAGCAGCAGGCGGAGCAGAGCGCGTGTCAGGCGTCCCCGCCCGCCGGGGCATGCCAGGGCCAGGGCCGCCCGGAGGGGGGCGGAGAACGGGCCGCCGGGGAGGGGCAGCCTCCCGCCGACGGACAAAGAGCCGGGCCCCAGCCGGCCGCGCAGAGCCAGGGCTACGCCGGGCCGGGGGGCCACAGGGAGCGGCCCCCCGGGGGCGGCGAGGAGGAATGGCGGCAGCGGCAGCTGGGCAAGAAGAAGCACAGGCGGCGCCCCTCCAAGAAGAAGCGGCACTGGAAGCCCTATTACAAGCTCACCTGGGAGGAGAAGAAGTTGTTCGACGAGAGGCAAAGCCAGCGGGCTTCCAGGCTCAGGGCGGAGATGTTCGCCAAGGGGCAGCCGGTGGCGCCTTACAACACCACCCAGTTCCTGATGGAGGATCATGACCAGGAGGAGCCGGATCTTAAGACTGGCCTTTACCCCAAGAAGGCGGCAGCCAAGTCGGATGATACCAGCGAGGAAGATTTCCTGGAGGAGGCAGCGGACGAGGACGGGGGCAGCGACGGGATGGGAGGCGACGGCAGTGAGTTTCTCCAGAGGGATTTCTCAGAGACTTACGAGAGGTACCATGTGGAGAGCCTGCAGAACATGAGCAAGCAGGAGCTGATCAAGGAGTACCTGGAGCTGGAAAAATGCCTTTCCAGGATGGAAGATGAGAACAACAGGCTGAGGCTGGAAAGCAAAAAATATGGGGGGGGCTCCGCAGAGGATCCTAGGGTAAGAGAACTAGAGCTGGAACTGGACAGGTTGAGAGCTGAGAACCTGAAGCTGTTGAAAGAGAATGAACTTCACATACAACaggagaaatctctttccaaGTTTGGAGAGTGA